ATGCCTTTTGAATAGTGGACTCAGTACCCACATCTAAATTTGCGGTCGCCTCATCCAACACCAAAATTCCAGGATTACGAATTGCCGCACGGGCAAACGCCAAAAGCTGCTTCTCGCCGCCCGATAGATTAGTTCCTCGTTGACGAAGCGGCGTGTCATAGCCTTGGGGCAGTTTGTTAATGAACTGATCAACGTTCGTCTGCTTCGCCGCCGCCTGAATTTCTGCCATTGAGTAGGACTCACCCAGGGAAATATTGCCCTTCACATCCCCCGCAAACAAAAAGCCATCTTGCAAAACAACTGCCATCCGTCGCCGCAGTTCTCCTTGGGGCATATCCCGAATGTCTTGTCCGTCTAACAAAATGCGCCCTTTACTCACTTCGTACAACCGACAAAGTAGGCGAATGATTGAACTTTTCCCGGCTCCTGTCGGACCGACCAGCGCCACTTTTTCGCCAGGATGAATCGTGAAATTAAGATCTCGCAAGACGAATTCATCGGATTTGTAACCAAACCAAACCTGGTCGAATTGGATGGTTCCAGGCGTAGAATCGTCTCGAAGGGACGGCACTTTGATTGAGGTAGAGGAAAGTTGCTCTGGATCACGAATCTCGACGGGTTCGTTTAAGATGTTGCTGACCCGTTCTAATGCGGTGAGTCCCGCTTGCACAGTGGTAAAGCGTTCGGCAAATTGTCGTAAGGGATTAAACAGAGTTTGGGCATAGAGGATGAACGTGGTCAGAATGCTGAAGTTCAGTTCTTGTCGAAGAATGAGAATGCTGCCTAGCCAAAGCACGCCGCCGATCGCCGCCAATGACACCCATTCCAGGGTTGCCGACACTGCCGAATCGTAAAAAATGGTCTTATCGACCTCGGTCATATAGCGTAAATTAATCGTCCGAAACATCTGGGAGTTGAACTGCTCCCGACGGAACAATTGCACGACATTAATGCCCACAATGTTTTCTTGCAACGTCGAATTCAGCGCCGAAAGCTCCTCTCGTGCCGCGTAATTAGAGATGCGATAACGCCCCTGGAAAAAGACAATCAGCCACGTAATCGGCAATAACAACAGCACCAGCATCAATGTCAGCTTCCACTCAAACAATGCCATTGCTGTAATGGTTACCACCATCGTCAGCAAGTCGCTAATAATGCCGATGGTGCCAGTCGAAAACACGTCACCCAAGGCATCAACATCGCTGGTGAGGCGCGTAATCAACCGCCCGACGGGAGTGCGATCGAAAAACCGAGTCGCGAGAGATGTGACATGCTCAAACAGATCATTGCGGATGCTGGCAGTGATTCTTTGTCCGACAACCTGCACTAAGTAGCCTTGGAATCCGCTCAGCGAGAGTTGCACTAACAACGTCGCTGCCAATAAACCAATGAGAACCCTAGCACCCTCAAGAAGCGATCGCCCTTGCAAAAATGCCATGACTGGCTCTTGTTTAGCCAAGGCGACAGCTTGCCCAATAATGATGGGCTGCACAGAACCCGCGATCGCCAAAGGCAAGAGCAATACTAAGGAAATACTCAGCAGCTTCTTATTCTGCTTGGCGTAGGGAATCAGCAGCTTAAACAGTCGTAAGTCAGTCTGTTTGGGCTGACGCTGAGGTTCAGTTTCAGGGAGAGAGGATGCCGGAGTCATGGAAATGGGGGGAGAACGCACGCTCCCTACTGTAACGCAGGTTCTTAACGGGATTTATTTCAGCGCATTACGAAACTCGTTGGCTGCTTCTAGTCGGGATGTTTGAGCCATTAATACACAGCGAGTCAGTAAGTTGATATCTAGTAATGCAAGTTCTGAAATTTCACTATAGGTGATTTTCTCATAGTGATCTTGGCGAAGATGGTAGAGACTGAATAGTCCATCTTGCCAGAACCAAACTTCGGGCACTTGCAAGGCTTGATAGCGCTGAAGCTTCTGGGTTCCACCACTGGTAAAGACGACTTCTATTACCAGATCAGGAATAGGCTTAGACTCTCCAAAGCAGTAGGACTCATCCGCTTGGGCAGACACTTCTCCTTCTCGCTCTTGGGTCATTGCTCCAGTGGGTTCAAATTCAATGTTTTTTTCTAGACAAAACAGCCCAATCAGAAACCCAATCAGCCGACTAAAAACCTCGTGTTCACGTCCCGGCATAAAAATCTCGATCGCGCCGTGATAGTAAGACAGCCGAATGCCTGGAGACTCAGCAAAGCCTGCTTGAATTAGCTTGAACTGGTGCCAACTAATTCCCTGATAAAGAATCCGCTGCTCGGTAGGCTGCTCAAGAAGAAAAGTTCGCATAGTTGCCTGCTCAGTGCGCCGTAGCCTTAATTTTACCTTCTAACCGAAAAAGCCTTTGCTGCTTTATTTCGCTCAATATTTGCAATAATTCCTTCGACCTGAGTTACTCTTATAGGCAACTTTTCCGGGCAAGGCTGTGAAACTCCGCTACCTCATTCCCTTCTTCGATTCCTCAACTCAAGACTGGGCTTTAGAAGCTCGGTTACTGCGATGGATTACCTTTTTGTGGCTGGCGATCGGGCTGGCGGTCATGTTCTCGGCTTCCTATGCCGTTGCTGATGCCCGTTTTGATGATGGTCTGCACTACTTTAAAATTCAGTTGGTCTGGATCACCATTGGCATGTTGGGCTTCAATATTTTGGTGCATTCGCCTTTGCGGATGGTGCTGGGGTGGGCAAATTGGGTTGTACTGCTGCTGCTCGGACTGCTGCTGCTAACGCTGATTCCGGGGTTAGGAATTAGTACTAATGGGGCAACGCGATGGCTGGCGATCGGGTCGGTGGGCATCCAGCCTTCAGAGTTAATGAAGCCGTTTTTGGTGCTGCAAAGCGCCCGCATCTTTGGGCAATGGAATCACTTAAGTTGGCGGGTTCGGCTGACCTGGATGGCTATTTTTTGCCTAGTGCTGGTGGGTATTTTGCTTCAGCCTAACTTGAGTACGACTGCGCTCTGTGGCATGGTGATTTGGCTAATTGCGCTGGCGGCGGGCTTACCCTATCTGTACTTGTTTGGAGCAGCAGGGGTGGGTTTGATGGCGGCGATCGTCAGTGTCAGCATTAAAACCTATCAGCGGCGGCGGTTGATTTCTTTTCTTAATCCTTGGAAGGATGCAACTGGAGATGGGTATCAGTTGATTCAAAGCTTACTGGCGATCGGGTCTGGAGGGTTGACCGGAACCGGGTTTGGATTGTCTCAGCAAAAGCTGTTCTATCTGCCCATTCAAGATACAGATTTTATTTTTGCGGTGTTTGCCGAAGAGTTTGGTTTTTTGGGCTGTATGCTGCTGTTCCTCATGCTAGCGGCTTATGCCACGATCGCCCTCCGAGTAGCGATCAAGACAACACAACCCGTGCATCGCTTAATCGCGATCGGGGTAATGGTGCTGATAGTAGGGCAAGCGCTCTTAAATATTGGGGTAGCAACAGGCGCACTACCCACAACTGGACTCCCGTTCCCGCTGATTAGCTATGGCGGTAGCTCTATGATTTCCAGCTTGCTGACAGCGGGGCTATTGGTGCGGGTTGCCCGTGAGGGTGGCGCTGAGGTTTTGCCCATGCGAAGACGACGGACTGAGGGTAGCGTCAGTTTCTAACTGCGCCTCTAACTGCCTAGCTGCCTAGCTGCCGATCGCGACTTCTTCAATTTCGGCAATAGGCAGCAGAACATCGGTTGCCTGTTGGGTTCTTTGACAGCGCACCACGAATGGACAGGTTGGGCAGTAGCCTTGATGTTCATCGACTTGCGGCAACGAATCACCTGCGGCATAAAGTTTTAACCAGTCTGTCAGTTGTGACAAGATCTGCGCCAAATCTTGCTGGGTTTGTTGATGAAGAGTGGCGTTATATTCAAACCGCGAACTTTGAGGAGTTTTGCCAGGTTCTACAAACCAGTAGGTCATTGAGAGTTGTTCCGGAGCATAATCTGTCGTTTCTGTCAGGACAAAGAGGTAGAGCCGGGTTTGCCAGTTTTTTGCCAGTCGCTCGGCATTTTGGGGACGGGGATAGGTTTTCCAATCGACGATTTGGGCTTGAGTATCGTGAAGGATGAGAAGATCGTAAATAGTGGCGATCGCATATCCATTCCATTCCAATGTCCGACGATGTTCGCTCTGCCGTAGCCTTGCAGGAGCAAACAAATCAGGGGCAGCCTGAACCAAATCAACGACACATTGCTGTAATTGTCGCTCTTCTAGATCAGTAGACAAAGCACGACTCAACCCCAATTCATGCTGCTGCATGAGCAAGTGGAAACGGTTGCCCCGATTAATGTGGTCTTGCTGTTCGGGCGAAGTCGGCGTACTAAATTGATCAAGGACGGTGTGCTGAAATTTCCGAGGACAAGTAGTGAGCAGGTTAAGTTGTCCCTGGGCAAGACGGAGCAGCATGGCGTTTTCCTAGGCTTCGGCAACTTTATCTTTAGCGATTGCCTTGCTAGTTTTGACAACCTTTTTAGTAAAAGTTAGCTTGTGATCGACTACATCGACTTGAATCGTGTCGCCGCCGATGAAGGTATTTTCTAGCAGCTTAGTGGCGATCGCATTTTCCAATTCTTTTTGAATTGCCCGCTTCAAAGGACGCGCCCCATAAACTGGATCAAACCCCACATCAGCAATATGATTTTGGGCAGCAGTGGTTAGCTCAATGCTAATCTTCTGCTCAGCCAACAGCCGATGAATGCGCTGAAGCTGAATGCCTACAATCATCCGCAGTTCCTTAAGGCTTAGGGCGTGGAACATAATAATGTCATCAACCCGATTGAGGAACTCTGGGCGAAAATGAGACTGTAATCCCTTCATTACACGCTTTCTCATTTCCTCGTACTTCGAGTCATCCCCCGAAACATCCAAAATATGTTCACTGCCAATGTTACTAGTCATGACCACAACCGTATTGCGACAATCGACTGTCCTGCCCTGAGAATCGGTAATTCGTCCGTCATCTAGCACTTGCAACAGAATATTAAAAACATCAGGATGCGCCTTCTCAATCTCATCTAGCAGTAAGACTGAGTAAGGATGACGACGGATAGCTTCCGACAACTGCCCACCTTCCTCATAGCCGACATATCCTGGAGGCGCACCCACTAGGCGATTAACGGAATGTTTTTCCATATACTCTGACATGTCAATCCGCACCATGGAGTCGGCGCTGTCGAATAAAGAATCAGCCAGGGCGCGAGCAAGCTCGGTTTTGCCAACTCCTGTGGGACCCAAGAAGATGAAAGAACCAATAGGACGACCGGGATCTTTCATGCCAGCCCGAGCGCGGCGGATAGCAGCGGAGACAGCTTCAACGGCTTCATGTTGACCAATGACACGCTGATGCAAATAGCTTTCTAGTTCCAAAAGCTTTTGCCGCTCCGATTCCATGAGACGGTTGACGGGAATGCCTGTCCACTTGGCAACAATTTCGGCAATGTCTGCCTCGGTGACTTGCTCTCGGAGCAGTGAAGTCCCGCGAGTTTGACTTTCGACAAGGCTGGCTTCTTTTTTCTCTAGCTCACGATGAACGGCTTCTAATCGTCCATATTTTAGCTGGGCGGCAGTGTTGAGGTCGTAGTCGCGCTCAGCCTTCTCAATTTGCCGCCGCAGTTGCTCTTCTTCTTCTTTAAGCGCGTTGATTGCCGATAGTAGTTCTTTCTCAGAGCCCCACTGGGAGCTAAGTTTGTCTTGATCGCGCTTGAGGTCGGTAATTTCTTGCTCGATTTTCTCAAGGCGCTCCTTGGAGGTACGGTAGAATCCTACAGCGATCGCCGATTGTCCTTCCCCTTCTAAAGACAGCTTTTCCATTTCAAGCTGAATCAGACGGCGATCGATAATTTCTAGCTCGACGGGTTTGGAGGTAATCTCCATCTTTAGCTTGGCGGCGGCTTCGTCTACCAAATCGATCGCTTTGTCGGGCAAGAAGCGATCGCTAATATAGCGATCGGACAGGGTGGCAGCAGCGACCAGCGCCGAATCTGCCACCTTAACGCCATGGTGAACTTCATAGCGCTCTTTCAGCCCTCGCAAAATTGAAATGGTGTCTTCTACAGTGGGCTGCCCGACGTAGACCTGTTGAAACCGACGTTCTAGTGCGGCATCTTTCTCAATATGCTTGCGGTACTCGTCAATCGTGGTCGCGCCAATGCAGCGTAATTCGCCCCGTGCCAGCATCGGCTTGAGCAGATTACTAGCATCAGTCGTGCCTGTCGATGATCCGGCTCCAACCACGGTGTGAAGTTCGTCGATAAATAGCACAATGTGTCCAGCGGAACTCGTGACTTCTTTCAGCACTGCCCGCAGCCGATCTTCAAACTCGCCCCGATACTTTGCCCCGGCAATCAGCGAACCCATATCAAGGCTAATCAGGCGGCGATCTTTAAGCGATTCGGGCACGTCGCCGTTGATGATGCGCTGGGCTAACCCTTCCGCGATCGCTGTCTTACCCACGCCCGGTTCGCCAATCAGCACCGGATTATTTTTCGTCCGCCGCGATAGCACCTGTACCACCCGCCGAATTTCCTCATCGCGCCCAATTACCGGATCAAGCTTTCCGGCTTTCGCCTGCTCAGTCAAGTCACGCCCATATTTTTCGAGGGCGGCATAGCTTGATTCAGGCGTTTGATCCTTGACCTTTTGGCTGCCTCGCACCGCTTTAATGGCAGCTTCTAACTTACGAACATCGACCTCGAATGATTTAAAGAGACGGCGACCAATGCGATCGTCCTCGGAAAGCGCCAGCAGCAAATGCTCTACCGAAATAAAATCATCCTGCATTGAGTTCCGGGAAAACTCGGCATTATCGAGCAAAGTATCGAGTCCTTGCCCCAAATAAAGCTGTCCGTTTTCGTCGGGTACTCTGGGTTGGCGTTGGGCAAAGGCTTCGATCTGTTGTTTG
The Timaviella obliquedivisa GSE-PSE-MK23-08B DNA segment above includes these coding regions:
- a CDS encoding ABC transporter ATP-binding protein/permease; translated protein: MTPASSLPETEPQRQPKQTDLRLFKLLIPYAKQNKKLLSISLVLLLPLAIAGSVQPIIIGQAVALAKQEPVMAFLQGRSLLEGARVLIGLLAATLLVQLSLSGFQGYLVQVVGQRITASIRNDLFEHVTSLATRFFDRTPVGRLITRLTSDVDALGDVFSTGTIGIISDLLTMVVTITAMALFEWKLTLMLVLLLLPITWLIVFFQGRYRISNYAAREELSALNSTLQENIVGINVVQLFRREQFNSQMFRTINLRYMTEVDKTIFYDSAVSATLEWVSLAAIGGVLWLGSILILRQELNFSILTTFILYAQTLFNPLRQFAERFTTVQAGLTALERVSNILNEPVEIRDPEQLSSTSIKVPSLRDDSTPGTIQFDQVWFGYKSDEFVLRDLNFTIHPGEKVALVGPTGAGKSSIIRLLCRLYEVSKGRILLDGQDIRDMPQGELRRRMAVVLQDGFLFAGDVKGNISLGESYSMAEIQAAAKQTNVDQFINKLPQGYDTPLRQRGTNLSGGEKQLLAFARAAIRNPGILVLDEATANLDVGTESTIQKALETLLVDRTAIIIAHRLSTIRNVDRILVLKQGHLAESGTHEELLEQGGLYSSLYRLQMLET
- a CDS encoding Uma2 family endonuclease, which gives rise to MRTFLLEQPTEQRILYQGISWHQFKLIQAGFAESPGIRLSYYHGAIEIFMPGREHEVFSRLIGFLIGLFCLEKNIEFEPTGAMTQEREGEVSAQADESYCFGESKPIPDLVIEVVFTSGGTQKLQRYQALQVPEVWFWQDGLFSLYHLRQDHYEKITYSEISELALLDINLLTRCVLMAQTSRLEAANEFRNALK
- a CDS encoding FtsW/RodA/SpoVE family cell cycle protein, with the translated sequence MKLRYLIPFFDSSTQDWALEARLLRWITFLWLAIGLAVMFSASYAVADARFDDGLHYFKIQLVWITIGMLGFNILVHSPLRMVLGWANWVVLLLLGLLLLTLIPGLGISTNGATRWLAIGSVGIQPSELMKPFLVLQSARIFGQWNHLSWRVRLTWMAIFCLVLVGILLQPNLSTTALCGMVIWLIALAAGLPYLYLFGAAGVGLMAAIVSVSIKTYQRRRLISFLNPWKDATGDGYQLIQSLLAIGSGGLTGTGFGLSQQKLFYLPIQDTDFIFAVFAEEFGFLGCMLLFLMLAAYATIALRVAIKTTQPVHRLIAIGVMVLIVGQALLNIGVATGALPTTGLPFPLISYGGSSMISSLLTAGLLVRVAREGGAEVLPMRRRRTEGSVSF
- a CDS encoding PD-(D/E)XK nuclease family protein; translated protein: MLLRLAQGQLNLLTTCPRKFQHTVLDQFSTPTSPEQQDHINRGNRFHLLMQQHELGLSRALSTDLEERQLQQCVVDLVQAAPDLFAPARLRQSEHRRTLEWNGYAIATIYDLLILHDTQAQIVDWKTYPRPQNAERLAKNWQTRLYLFVLTETTDYAPEQLSMTYWFVEPGKTPQSSRFEYNATLHQQTQQDLAQILSQLTDWLKLYAAGDSLPQVDEHQGYCPTCPFVVRCQRTQQATDVLLPIAEIEEVAIGS
- the clpB gene encoding ATP-dependent chaperone ClpB, with translation MQPTDPSKFTEKAWEAVVKSQDVARRFKHQQLEVEHVAIALLDLEGTANNMLLKAGLEPIRLKQQIEAFAQRQPRVPDENGQLYLGQGLDTLLDNAEFSRNSMQDDFISVEHLLLALSEDDRIGRRLFKSFEVDVRKLEAAIKAVRGSQKVKDQTPESSYAALEKYGRDLTEQAKAGKLDPVIGRDEEIRRVVQVLSRRTKNNPVLIGEPGVGKTAIAEGLAQRIINGDVPESLKDRRLISLDMGSLIAGAKYRGEFEDRLRAVLKEVTSSAGHIVLFIDELHTVVGAGSSTGTTDASNLLKPMLARGELRCIGATTIDEYRKHIEKDAALERRFQQVYVGQPTVEDTISILRGLKERYEVHHGVKVADSALVAAATLSDRYISDRFLPDKAIDLVDEAAAKLKMEITSKPVELEIIDRRLIQLEMEKLSLEGEGQSAIAVGFYRTSKERLEKIEQEITDLKRDQDKLSSQWGSEKELLSAINALKEEEEQLRRQIEKAERDYDLNTAAQLKYGRLEAVHRELEKKEASLVESQTRGTSLLREQVTEADIAEIVAKWTGIPVNRLMESERQKLLELESYLHQRVIGQHEAVEAVSAAIRRARAGMKDPGRPIGSFIFLGPTGVGKTELARALADSLFDSADSMVRIDMSEYMEKHSVNRLVGAPPGYVGYEEGGQLSEAIRRHPYSVLLLDEIEKAHPDVFNILLQVLDDGRITDSQGRTVDCRNTVVVMTSNIGSEHILDVSGDDSKYEEMRKRVMKGLQSHFRPEFLNRVDDIIMFHALSLKELRMIVGIQLQRIHRLLAEQKISIELTTAAQNHIADVGFDPVYGARPLKRAIQKELENAIATKLLENTFIGGDTIQVDVVDHKLTFTKKVVKTSKAIAKDKVAEA